Proteins co-encoded in one Chitinophagales bacterium genomic window:
- a CDS encoding asparaginase domain-containing protein — protein MAIRVFVTGGTFDKEYNMITGKLYFENTHLPEMFERGRCTLDVHIRTLMMIDSLDMTDADRELMVYSCKKAEEDQIVITHGTDTLDLTAAAIAAANIPKTIVLTGAMIPYQFGMSSDGFFNLGSALAFAQSLPHGVYVTMNGRYFSWDNVRKNRSTGFFEEKN, from the coding sequence ATGGCAATTAGAGTTTTCGTAACAGGTGGTACTTTTGACAAAGAGTACAATATGATAACAGGTAAACTGTATTTTGAAAATACGCATTTACCCGAAATGTTTGAACGTGGGCGGTGCACCTTAGATGTACATATCCGCACACTGATGATGATAGACAGCCTCGATATGACGGATGCTGACAGAGAATTGATGGTCTATAGCTGCAAAAAAGCGGAAGAAGATCAGATTGTAATCACCCATGGAACCGATACCCTGGACTTGACCGCAGCAGCGATTGCAGCAGCCAACATCCCCAAAACCATTGTTTTGACAGGAGCGATGATTCCCTATCAATTTGGGATGTCTTCGGATGGGTTTTTCAATTTGGGAAGTGCCTTAGCATTTGCTCAAAGTTTGCCGCATGGAGTTTATGTCACCATGAATGGACGGTATTTTAGTTGGGACAATGTGCGGAAAAATCGAAGTACAGGCTTTTTTGAGGAAAAGAACTGA
- a CDS encoding CRTAC1 family protein, which translates to MIKWTIIFLIVVVCVACQQTEAPSSKSHSVTAANSTQQMADSIQAIYAHTDFRNHPYEAAKKVVLIEAEIKAAGGKLVQQQVFEYARTLLNAGETTKAVANLTKLIQVTSNSDEVNDQNKELYEMLAISCLRKAEQENCIENHSEESCIMPIQGKGIHLKKEGSTSAIEVYEKILAVYPDDLQSRWLLNIAYMTLGKYPNEVPKQWLVPGLATKETANFPAFRNVAMGLGLDIDALAGGVIAEDFDNDGFIDLMVSSWGMLDQIRFFRNKGDGTFAEQTETSGLKGITGGLNLTQGDFNNDGFVDFAILRGGWKYLPEWGILPNSLIQNNGDGTFTDVTIVAGMYSVRPCKTAVWLDFNADGWLDLFVGNESIEGKSRFPCELFANNGDGTFTDIASKIGMDVVTYSKGVSSADINKDGLPDIYISSLTSANQLYLNKGGSSLENWRFEEIGAKAGVQNPIHSFPSWFYDFNNDGFEDIFVFPFDMTAYKNQGGEVAADYLGVPFKTELPAVYQNNGDETFTDVTKKLHLDKVLVTMGCNYGDLDNDGFLDFYLATGAPDYRAIVPNRMFRNRGGTAFEDVTIAGNFGHIQKGHGVAFADFDNDGDQDVYVVMGGSFSGDNAQNALFENPGNQNKWITIQLQGTKTNRSAIGSKIILSVTTSKGEKRKIYNTVSDGASFGCNSLQQEIGLGDAASIDNIEVVWANGSPTAMTYGTADMNQKIKIIEGKETIEVVPFPKVTLKADGGHEHHHH; encoded by the coding sequence ATGATTAAATGGACGATTATCTTCCTAATAGTAGTAGTATGCGTGGCTTGTCAACAAACCGAAGCTCCATCTTCTAAATCCCACTCAGTTACTGCTGCCAACTCTACGCAGCAAATGGCAGACAGCATACAAGCAATTTATGCCCACACCGATTTTCGAAACCATCCTTATGAGGCTGCTAAAAAAGTAGTATTGATTGAAGCCGAAATAAAAGCGGCAGGTGGAAAATTGGTACAACAACAGGTTTTTGAATATGCCCGAACCTTGTTGAATGCTGGTGAAACAACGAAGGCAGTGGCAAATCTCACCAAATTGATTCAGGTAACATCCAATTCCGATGAAGTAAACGACCAAAATAAGGAGCTGTATGAAATGTTGGCAATCAGCTGCCTGCGAAAAGCAGAACAAGAAAACTGTATCGAAAACCACTCCGAAGAATCTTGCATTATGCCCATTCAAGGTAAAGGAATTCATCTTAAAAAAGAAGGCTCAACAAGTGCGATTGAAGTCTATGAAAAGATTTTGGCGGTTTATCCCGATGACCTTCAAAGCCGTTGGTTGCTAAACATTGCCTACATGACCTTAGGTAAATATCCCAACGAAGTACCCAAACAATGGTTGGTCCCTGGATTGGCTACGAAAGAAACCGCCAATTTTCCTGCATTTAGGAATGTGGCAATGGGTTTGGGTTTGGACATTGACGCATTGGCAGGAGGAGTGATTGCAGAAGATTTTGACAATGATGGTTTTATAGACCTTATGGTTTCATCTTGGGGAATGTTGGATCAGATTCGGTTTTTTCGAAACAAGGGAGATGGCACTTTTGCTGAACAAACCGAAACCTCTGGCTTAAAAGGAATTACAGGAGGACTGAACCTCACACAAGGTGACTTCAACAACGATGGTTTTGTGGATTTTGCCATATTACGAGGTGGTTGGAAATACCTACCAGAATGGGGAATTTTACCCAATTCACTGATTCAAAACAATGGCGATGGCACTTTTACAGATGTCACGATTGTAGCAGGAATGTACAGCGTTCGCCCCTGCAAAACAGCCGTTTGGCTCGACTTCAATGCCGATGGATGGTTGGATTTGTTTGTTGGAAACGAATCCATTGAAGGAAAAAGCCGTTTTCCCTGCGAGTTGTTTGCCAACAATGGGGATGGCACTTTCACCGACATTGCGTCAAAAATCGGAATGGATGTGGTGACTTATTCCAAAGGAGTCAGCAGTGCAGACATTAACAAAGATGGTCTTCCTGATATTTACATTTCGTCATTGACAAGTGCCAACCAACTGTATCTCAACAAAGGAGGCAGTAGTTTGGAGAATTGGCGTTTTGAAGAAATAGGTGCGAAAGCGGGAGTTCAGAATCCTATACACAGTTTTCCCTCATGGTTTTACGACTTCAACAACGATGGATTTGAAGATATTTTTGTATTTCCATTTGATATGACAGCCTACAAAAATCAGGGAGGTGAAGTAGCTGCCGATTATTTGGGAGTGCCCTTCAAAACCGAATTGCCTGCTGTTTATCAAAACAATGGAGATGAAACTTTTACGGATGTTACCAAAAAACTGCACTTGGACAAAGTGCTGGTTACGATGGGCTGCAATTATGGCGACTTGGACAACGATGGTTTTTTGGATTTTTATTTGGCAACAGGTGCACCTGATTATCGGGCGATTGTGCCGAATAGAATGTTTCGCAATCGTGGTGGAACGGCTTTTGAAGATGTGACCATTGCAGGGAATTTTGGACATATCCAAAAAGGGCATGGCGTGGCGTTTGCAGATTTTGACAACGATGGTGATCAAGATGTGTATGTGGTGATGGGCGGCTCGTTTTCGGGCGATAATGCCCAAAATGCACTGTTTGAAAACCCTGGGAATCAAAACAAATGGATCACGATTCAACTGCAAGGCACAAAAACCAATCGCTCGGCTATCGGCTCCAAAATCATTCTTTCGGTAACAACTTCAAAGGGTGAAAAACGCAAGATTTACAACACGGTTTCGGATGGTGCGAGTTTTGGCTGCAATAGTCTGCAACAAGAAATTGGATTGGGCGATGCGGCAAGTATTGACAATATTGAAGTAGTTTGGGCGAATGGTTCACCTACTGCAATGACTTATGGCACAGCCGATATGAACCAAAAAATCAAAATCATTGAAGGAAAAGAAACCATTGAAGTTGTGCCGTTTCCAAAAGTGACATTGAAGGCGGATGGAGGGCATGAGCATCATCATCATTAA
- a CDS encoding ABC transporter ATP-binding protein, with translation MIELKKISKSYQIGQNKLQVLKSLDLSIQQGEFVSIMGPSGSGKSTLLNIMGILDDYDEGEYILSDTLIKNLSQKKAAYYRNQFLGFVFQSFNLLHFKNAMENVALPLYYQNVNRKKRNEIALEYLDKVGLKDWAEHTPSEMSGGQQQRVAIARALISKPKVIFADEPTGALDTQTSNEVMDLFKSVHQEGITVIIVTHEDEISEMTDRVIRLRDGVIESYGY, from the coding sequence ATGATTGAACTCAAAAAAATCAGCAAGTCCTATCAAATTGGTCAAAATAAATTGCAGGTTCTCAAAAGTTTAGACCTGAGTATTCAACAAGGTGAGTTTGTTTCTATTATGGGGCCTTCTGGTTCGGGAAAATCTACTTTATTGAATATCATGGGTATTTTGGATGATTACGATGAAGGAGAATACATTTTGTCGGATACCTTGATTAAAAACCTCAGTCAAAAAAAAGCTGCCTACTACCGCAATCAATTCCTCGGTTTTGTGTTTCAGAGTTTCAACCTCTTACACTTCAAAAATGCCATGGAGAACGTGGCTCTTCCACTTTATTACCAAAATGTCAATCGCAAAAAACGCAATGAAATCGCCTTGGAGTACCTCGACAAAGTGGGCTTGAAGGACTGGGCGGAGCATACTCCTTCCGAAATGTCGGGCGGTCAACAGCAGCGTGTGGCGATAGCAAGGGCATTGATATCCAAACCAAAAGTGATTTTTGCAGATGAACCTACGGGTGCTTTGGATACACAGACTTCTAATGAGGTAATGGATTTGTTTAAATCGGTACATCAAGAGGGAATTACAGTCATCATTGTGACGCATGAGGACGAAATTTCGGAAATGACGGATCGGGTGATTCGGTTGAGGGATGGGGTGATAGAGAGTTATGGATATTGA
- a CDS encoding ABC transporter permease, whose protein sequence is MFDFDKWQEIIETIRRHKLRTALTAFGVFWGIFMLVLLLGAGNGLQNGVEYDFRDDAINSIWMRQGRTSMPYKGMKPGRQIQFTFDDFQSINAQIEGIEYSTPRNYIRGDYSVVYKNKGYSFNVRCTYPGHRYVENTLVSQGRFLNDKDIEEERKVAAIGDLVAETIYEKGMDPLGTYIEIKGIPFKVIGVFKDTGGPNEMKNIYIPWSTGNQVFHQKNYVNQMMVTTGDLPIEVTEKMTRQIEQLLADRHQFAIEDKQAIHVFNNNERFQSILDLFAGIRGLVGFVGIGTLLAGIIGVGNIMLIVVSERTKEIGLRKALGATPNSIISMVLMESIFITSIAGYMGLLCGVGLLELMNMAMGPEGAGMFRQPEIDISLALGATAMLVVFGGLAGYLPARKAAAINPIEALREE, encoded by the coding sequence ATGTTCGACTTCGACAAATGGCAAGAAATTATTGAAACCATCCGCAGGCACAAACTGCGAACGGCACTGACTGCCTTTGGAGTTTTCTGGGGCATCTTCATGTTGGTATTGCTATTGGGTGCGGGAAATGGACTGCAAAATGGGGTGGAATATGATTTTCGAGACGATGCAATCAACAGTATTTGGATGCGACAAGGAAGAACAAGTATGCCCTATAAAGGCATGAAACCTGGTCGTCAAATACAGTTTACCTTCGATGATTTTCAGAGTATCAATGCACAAATTGAAGGAATAGAATACAGTACGCCTCGCAACTATATTCGTGGTGATTACTCTGTTGTTTACAAGAATAAAGGGTATTCCTTCAATGTTCGTTGTACCTATCCAGGACACCGCTATGTCGAAAATACCTTGGTTTCTCAAGGACGTTTTTTGAATGACAAAGACATTGAAGAGGAGCGAAAAGTGGCGGCAATTGGGGACTTGGTGGCAGAAACGATATATGAAAAAGGAATGGATCCGCTTGGCACTTACATCGAAATAAAAGGTATTCCCTTCAAAGTAATCGGTGTTTTCAAAGATACTGGTGGACCGAACGAAATGAAGAACATTTACATTCCGTGGAGTACGGGCAATCAAGTGTTTCACCAGAAAAATTATGTGAACCAGATGATGGTCACAACAGGTGATTTGCCAATTGAAGTGACCGAAAAAATGACTCGTCAAATTGAACAACTGTTGGCAGATAGGCACCAATTTGCGATTGAAGACAAACAAGCAATTCACGTTTTCAACAACAACGAACGCTTTCAAAGTATTTTGGATCTTTTTGCAGGGATTAGAGGGCTTGTAGGGTTTGTAGGAATCGGTACTTTGTTGGCGGGAATTATTGGAGTGGGCAATATTATGTTGATTGTTGTGAGTGAACGAACTAAGGAGATTGGATTGCGAAAAGCTTTGGGAGCTACACCCAATTCGATTATCAGTATGGTGTTGATGGAGTCCATTTTTATCACGAGTATTGCAGGATACATGGGTTTGTTGTGTGGAGTAGGTTTGTTGGAATTGATGAATATGGCGATGGGCCCTGAGGGGGCGGGGATGTTTCGACAGCCCGAAATTGACATCAGTTTGGCACTCGGTGCAACGGCAATGTTGGTGGTTTTTGGCGGTTTAGCGGGTTATCTTCCTGCTCGAAAAGCAGCAGCGATTAATCCGATTGAGGCATTGCGTGAAGAATAA
- a CDS encoding ABC transporter permease, with protein MFDIDKWQEIFASISRHKLRTALTAFGVFWGIFMLMLLLGAGAGLEKGVTGMFGGMSKNAAFVWTRKTTVAYKGMQPGRRFYINETDIQYLKQNISNIEYICPRLNLVGQFVISHNDKSGSFEVTGDAPDYINVESRRFVKGRFLNDLDIVEKRKVAVIGKRVAELLFEEDEPIVNQYIDIKGSYFKVIGVVKSMKTGEGVGDDEQSIHIPYTTTQQMNNWGNNIGWFAFTVPANMNVENVEGQVRHLLSERHKVSPDDKDAIGSWNTQKEFQQFQGVFTGINLFTWAVGIGTLIAGIVGVSNIMLIAVKERTREFGLRKALGATPFSIISLVIQESVLLTAVAGYMGLVVAVGLIEGVSYLMTAFNVQLEYFGNPEINFKAAIAATSILIITGAIAGLIPASQAAMIKPIEALRAK; from the coding sequence ATGTTTGATATTGACAAATGGCAAGAAATATTCGCTTCGATAAGTAGGCACAAACTGAGGACGGCTCTCACCGCATTTGGCGTGTTTTGGGGTATCTTTATGTTGATGCTATTGTTGGGTGCGGGGGCAGGTCTGGAGAAAGGTGTGACGGGAATGTTTGGCGGAATGTCAAAAAATGCAGCTTTCGTTTGGACTCGAAAAACAACGGTTGCCTACAAAGGAATGCAACCTGGTCGCCGTTTTTACATCAATGAAACGGACATCCAATATTTGAAGCAAAATATTTCGAATATCGAATATATCTGTCCTCGCTTGAATCTGGTAGGTCAATTTGTGATTTCTCACAACGACAAATCGGGTAGTTTTGAAGTGACTGGCGATGCACCCGATTATATCAATGTAGAATCAAGACGATTTGTAAAAGGAAGATTTCTGAATGATTTGGACATTGTAGAAAAACGAAAAGTAGCGGTAATCGGCAAACGGGTAGCGGAATTACTTTTTGAAGAAGATGAACCGATTGTCAATCAATACATTGATATCAAGGGCAGTTATTTCAAGGTGATTGGCGTAGTGAAAAGCATGAAAACAGGTGAAGGTGTGGGGGATGATGAGCAGTCTATTCACATTCCATACACGACTACTCAACAAATGAACAATTGGGGCAACAATATCGGTTGGTTTGCTTTCACGGTGCCTGCAAATATGAATGTGGAAAACGTAGAAGGGCAAGTTCGACATCTGCTTTCTGAACGTCACAAGGTTTCTCCTGACGACAAAGATGCGATTGGCTCATGGAATACCCAAAAAGAGTTCCAACAGTTTCAAGGCGTTTTTACAGGTATCAACTTGTTCACTTGGGCAGTTGGCATCGGTACATTGATTGCTGGAATTGTGGGAGTTAGCAACATCATGCTGATAGCAGTGAAAGAACGTACGAGAGAATTTGGATTGCGGAAAGCTCTGGGAGCTACGCCTTTTTCGATTATTTCGTTGGTGATTCAAGAGTCGGTTTTGTTGACGGCCGTGGCAGGTTATATGGGCTTGGTGGTAGCCGTTGGGCTGATTGAAGGAGTAAGTTATTTGATGACTGCCTTCAATGTACAACTGGAATATTTCGGCAATCCTGAAATCAATTTCAAGGCTGCAATTGCAGCAACAAGTATTTTGATTATCACAGGCGCAATTGCAGGTTTGATTCCCGCTTCACAAGCTGCAATGATTAAACCGATTGAGGCATTGAGGGCGAAATAG
- the murI gene encoding glutamate racemase: MNIALFDSGVGGISVLKEALRLLPHENYLYFADSKNAPYGVKSSEHIRALMLDAVAFLAKQNLKALVVACNTGTSVAIKDLRQKYDFPIIGMEPAIKPAILNNPAKKVLVFATERTLLEDKFHSLVDRLQAKHRVNYLPLQELVMLAEKFELNDSIILPYLHQKLKDIDWSEYSSIVLGCTHFIYFYPHFLKVIPKEITIFDGNVGTVRQLQKKLQGIEADEHTIPTEIEYYISKEKTDKAELEKYLQILG, translated from the coding sequence ATGAACATTGCATTATTCGATTCGGGCGTAGGCGGAATAAGTGTTTTGAAGGAAGCACTTAGGCTTTTGCCCCATGAAAACTACCTCTATTTTGCAGACTCCAAAAATGCGCCTTATGGAGTGAAAAGTAGTGAGCATATCCGTGCATTGATGTTGGATGCTGTTGCGTTTTTGGCAAAGCAAAACTTAAAAGCTTTGGTCGTAGCCTGCAATACAGGAACAAGTGTGGCTATCAAAGACTTGCGCCAAAAATATGACTTCCCTATCATCGGCATGGAGCCTGCAATCAAACCTGCAATTCTAAACAATCCAGCCAAAAAAGTCTTGGTTTTTGCGACCGAGCGCACACTTTTAGAAGATAAGTTTCATTCATTGGTCGACCGACTTCAAGCCAAACATCGGGTGAATTATCTACCATTGCAGGAATTGGTGATGCTTGCTGAAAAATTTGAGTTGAATGACTCCATCATTTTGCCTTATCTCCACCAAAAATTGAAGGACATTGATTGGAGTGAATACAGCAGTATTGTATTGGGATGTACACATTTTATTTACTTTTATCCCCATTTTTTGAAGGTCATCCCAAAAGAAATCACCATTTTTGATGGAAATGTAGGAACGGTTCGGCAATTGCAGAAAAAATTGCAGGGCATTGAAGCGGATGAACATACAATTCCCACAGAAATTGAATATTACATTTCAAAAGAGAAAACAGACAAAGCTGAGTTAGAGAAATATTTGCAGATTTTGGGTTAA